A genomic segment from Aegilops tauschii subsp. strangulata cultivar AL8/78 chromosome 1, Aet v6.0, whole genome shotgun sequence encodes:
- the LOC109780991 gene encoding uncharacterized protein → MEATSSLTRSLSLVPRPRRSSRAAKSSHMPTLSPAPRVLPLRRARSDADLLGSVPAAAPGSAGSVLLRSPRPRTLGERDDAPMEDCFDGSGAGKGNNSSGRGGGSGGAGGNGQSAGMGEHYRRLLRLEPDNPLLLRNYGKYLHEVERDLAGAEEYYGRALLACPGDADLLSLYGRVLWEANQDKDRAAGYFERAVQAAPDDCYVLGSYASFLWDAEDEDEEEASTAVASSPALVSAC, encoded by the exons ATGGAAGCCACCTCGTCCCTCACGCGCTCCCTCTCCCTCGTCCCCCGCCCccgccgctcctcccgcgccgccaAGTCCTCGCACATGCCCACCCTCTCCCCGGCGCCGCGCGTCCTCCCGCTCCGCCGCGCCAGGTCGGACGCCGACCTCCTCGGATCCGTCCCCGCCGCGGCGCCAGGCTCCGCCGGCTCCGTCCTCCTCCGCTCGCCCCGCCCACGCACCCTCGGGGAGAGGGACGACGCGCCGATGGAGGACTGCTTCGACGGCTCGGGCGCCGGCAAGGGCAACAACAGctccggccgcggcggcggcagcggaggtGCCGGCGGCAACGGCCAGAGCGCCGGCATGGGGGAGCACTACCGCAGGCTGCTGAGGCTGGAGCCGGACAACCCGCTGCTGCTGCGCAACTACGGCAAGTACCTGCACGAGGTGGAGCGCGACCTGGCGGGCGCCGAGGAGTACTACGGCCGCGCCCTGCTCGCCTGCCCCGGCGACGCCGACCTGCTCAGCCTCTACGGCCGCGTCCTCTGGGAGGCCAACCAGGACAAGGACCGCGCCGCCGGATACTTCGAGCGCGCCGTCCAGGCCGCGCCCGACGACTG CTATGTGCTGGGATCGTACGCAAGCTTCCTGTGGgacgccgaggacgaggacgaggaagAAGCGAGCACGGCGGTGGCCAGCTCTCCGGCGTTGGTGTCGGCCTGCTGA